A section of the Nitrospirota bacterium genome encodes:
- a CDS encoding SagB/ThcOx family dehydrogenase, with protein sequence MATEIPLYREPAETVPTDPIDRVIRYHVQTKHHFNRYARSLGHLDWANQPDPFRRYQGAPLTLLPLLQPDDEPASPSYVALYERGAVAPQPVTLPTLSRFLELALALSAWKKAGEMQWALRVNPSSGNLHPTEGYLVLPQMEGLDLKAGLYHYAPKEHGLELRATFEAGQMVRLLAPFPAQSFLVGLTSIHWREAWKYGERAFRYCNHDVGHAIGTVRIAAATLGWNMTLLDGVAQGTVAALLGSDRAEDFREVDSEQPDCLAVIWPSGSVKSETVDVKRDTEQAIPLFLESGTVQQLVTAPWHGKANRLSGDHGVHWDIIDAVAAASWKISCESRSVPAPTASTSHGSPVTSHAGPSAGQLIRQRRSAVSFDGKTSITSATFFQMLSRVMPAAELPQLDRTMPWDVLPWQPAIHLLLFVHRVEGLTPGLYALARDREKLPLLQQSMNEELVWTPVPGCPDQLPLYWLLEGDAKRTAIQLSCHQDIAGDSAFSLGMLAEFEGRLWEEGAWWYPRLFWEAGLLGQVLYLEAEAAGVRGTGIGCFFDDPVHEIVGIKGRSFQSLYHFTVGGPVEDGRLMTLPPYGTRDE encoded by the coding sequence ATGGCCACAGAAATCCCCTTGTACCGCGAACCAGCCGAGACTGTGCCGACCGATCCCATCGATCGCGTGATTCGTTATCACGTCCAGACCAAACATCATTTCAACCGCTATGCCCGTTCGCTCGGGCATCTGGATTGGGCGAACCAGCCTGATCCCTTTCGCCGCTACCAAGGGGCGCCTCTTACCCTGCTGCCGTTATTACAGCCGGATGACGAGCCAGCCTCGCCGTCGTATGTTGCGCTCTATGAACGAGGAGCCGTAGCGCCCCAACCGGTTACCTTGCCAACTCTCTCTCGGTTTCTTGAACTTGCGCTTGCGCTCTCTGCGTGGAAAAAGGCCGGGGAGATGCAGTGGGCCTTGCGCGTCAATCCTTCGTCCGGCAATCTCCATCCGACGGAAGGCTATTTGGTCCTGCCGCAGATGGAGGGGTTGGATTTGAAGGCGGGCCTCTACCATTACGCGCCGAAGGAACATGGGCTTGAGCTGCGGGCGACGTTCGAGGCCGGTCAGATGGTTCGCCTCCTTGCGCCGTTTCCTGCGCAATCGTTTCTCGTCGGGCTGACGTCGATCCATTGGCGGGAAGCCTGGAAATATGGTGAGAGGGCCTTTCGCTACTGCAACCATGATGTGGGCCACGCGATCGGCACCGTACGAATTGCCGCGGCGACGTTGGGCTGGAACATGACCCTGTTGGATGGAGTGGCTCAAGGCACGGTTGCGGCATTGTTGGGGAGCGATCGCGCAGAGGACTTTCGTGAGGTAGACTCGGAACAGCCGGATTGTCTGGCTGTGATCTGGCCGTCAGGGAGCGTGAAAAGTGAAACGGTAGACGTGAAACGCGATACGGAGCAGGCCATTCCATTATTTCTGGAGTCGGGGACAGTTCAGCAGCTTGTGACGGCCCCTTGGCATGGGAAAGCCAATCGGTTAAGCGGAGACCATGGGGTTCATTGGGACATTATCGATGCGGTGGCAGCTGCAAGCTGGAAAATCTCTTGTGAGTCTAGGTCTGTGCCTGCTCCTACTGCTAGTACGTCTCACGGTTCACCTGTCACGTCTCACGCTGGCCCCTCCGCGGGCCAGCTCATCCGGCAGCGCCGGAGCGCCGTCTCCTTCGATGGCAAGACGTCAATTACTTCCGCGACATTTTTTCAGATGCTGAGCCGCGTCATGCCAGCGGCGGAATTGCCTCAATTGGATCGGACGATGCCCTGGGATGTTTTACCCTGGCAGCCTGCCATTCATCTCTTGTTATTCGTGCATCGTGTCGAGGGTTTGACGCCTGGGCTCTATGCCCTGGCCCGCGATCGTGAGAAACTGCCGCTGCTCCAACAGTCGATGAACGAGGAGTTGGTCTGGACTCCTGTGCCAGGCTGTCCAGATCAGTTGCCGCTCTATTGGCTGTTGGAGGGCGATGCGAAGAGAACGGCCATTCAGCTCAGTTGCCATCAAGACATTGCGGGAGACAGCGCTTTTTCGCTGGGGATGTTGGCCGAGTTCGAAGGACGCTTGTGGGAGGAAGGGGCTTGGTGGTATCCACGCCTATTCTGGGAGGCAGGCCTGCTGGGGCAAGTGTTGTATCTCGAGGCGGAGGCGGCAGGGGTGCGAGGGACCGGGATCGGTTGTTTCTTTGATGATCCGGTCCATGAGATCGTGGGGATCAAGGGCCGTTCCTTTCAGTCGCTCTACCACTTTACGGTGGGAGGGCCGGTCGAGGATGGACGATTAATGACGCTGCCTCCGTATGGAACACGTGATGAGTGA
- the tadA gene encoding tRNA adenosine(34) deaminase TadA produces MPSDEQDQAFMRVALEEAARATELGEVPIAALVVQGDKILAQTHNYRELWQDPTAHAEIIAIRAAATALGSWRLLDTTLYVTLEPCTMCIGAIILARIPRIVFGARDPKAGACGSVFDLSSEPKLNHRVSVTGGVLEQESQALLQKFFRELREAPPTTKPSPPQ; encoded by the coding sequence ATGCCATCAGATGAACAGGATCAGGCCTTCATGCGAGTGGCGCTGGAGGAAGCGGCGCGCGCAACGGAGCTCGGCGAGGTGCCGATTGCGGCGCTGGTGGTGCAGGGAGACAAGATTCTCGCCCAGACACACAACTATCGCGAACTCTGGCAAGACCCCACGGCCCATGCGGAGATCATCGCCATCCGCGCCGCCGCAACCGCACTGGGCAGTTGGCGATTGCTCGACACGACGCTCTACGTGACCCTCGAACCCTGTACCATGTGTATCGGAGCGATTATCCTGGCGAGAATTCCCAGAATCGTCTTTGGGGCCAGGGATCCGAAAGCCGGCGCCTGCGGCTCGGTGTTCGATTTATCATCGGAGCCGAAACTAAACCATCGGGTTTCCGTAACAGGCGGGGTACTGGAACAGGAGAGTCAGGCCCTCTTGCAGAAATTCTTCAGAGAGCTGCGCGAGGCGCCGCCAACGACAAAGCCGTCCCCTCCGCAATAG
- a CDS encoding response regulator, whose product MKKRVLFVLDEPSAVASLQAMLVPLSDEWEMEFVVKAEEALAILAQSTVDVVLSGIHLTGMGGLQLLAEVKSRAPRVIRIATSSCAHSATIVSALEVAHQFIPMPFTAEVLKATIARAGALGARLTDESLRTLIAGIRTLPSLPQLYQELVAAMGSATASADVATRIISQDMAMVSKLLQVVNSAFFGLRRTISSPAHAIALLGVDTVKSLVLSVQVFAQFENIKQPPIPLETLWKHGVVTGTSARDIAKSQDVGTIGVEGAFMAGLLHDIGLLVLATNFPEQYREVLTNLRNDRVAVCDAERAVFKASHEDVGAYLLGLWGVSDAIVEAVAFHHRPGDRGQEGFSSLAAVHVANALEEVGDPITTSGIPTPIDHEYLAACGLAKYLPLWQKTAGQSPASKSAAAPARA is encoded by the coding sequence ATGAAGAAGCGGGTGTTATTTGTGCTAGATGAGCCGTCAGCCGTCGCGTCTCTGCAGGCCATGCTGGTCCCGTTGTCGGACGAGTGGGAGATGGAGTTTGTCGTCAAGGCAGAAGAGGCCTTGGCGATCCTCGCGCAGTCGACGGTTGACGTGGTCCTGTCCGGCATCCACTTGACGGGAATGGGAGGCCTTCAACTGCTGGCGGAAGTGAAAAGCCGTGCTCCCCGCGTCATTCGCATCGCCACGTCAAGCTGTGCCCACAGTGCCACGATCGTGTCTGCGCTGGAAGTGGCGCACCAGTTTATTCCGATGCCATTTACGGCAGAGGTGTTGAAGGCAACCATCGCACGGGCCGGTGCGTTGGGGGCTCGTCTGACTGATGAATCGTTGCGCACATTGATTGCCGGTATCCGCACCTTGCCGAGTCTTCCGCAGCTCTATCAAGAACTGGTCGCCGCGATGGGCTCTGCCACCGCCTCGGCCGACGTCGCAACGCGAATCATCTCCCAGGATATGGCGATGGTGTCCAAGCTGCTCCAAGTCGTAAACTCGGCGTTCTTTGGCCTCAGACGGACGATTTCAAGCCCGGCTCATGCGATCGCTCTTCTGGGGGTCGATACAGTGAAGTCTCTGGTTCTGTCCGTGCAGGTGTTCGCACAATTTGAAAATATTAAACAACCGCCCATTCCGTTGGAGACCTTGTGGAAGCACGGCGTTGTCACCGGCACCTCTGCGCGGGATATTGCGAAGAGCCAGGACGTCGGCACCATCGGTGTGGAGGGGGCCTTCATGGCAGGATTGCTCCATGACATCGGCCTTTTGGTCCTCGCCACGAATTTTCCTGAACAGTATCGCGAAGTGCTCACAAATTTGCGAAACGATCGCGTGGCAGTCTGCGACGCAGAGCGGGCGGTGTTCAAGGCGTCGCATGAAGATGTGGGCGCCTATCTGCTTGGGCTCTGGGGCGTCAGCGATGCCATTGTCGAGGCCGTGGCGTTTCACCACCGTCCAGGGGACCGCGGTCAGGAAGGGTTTAGCTCGCTGGCCGCAGTCCATGTGGCCAACGCGTTAGAGGAGGTAGGCGATCCCATTACGACGAGTGGTATCCCGACGCCCATTGATCATGAATACCTGGCTGCTTGTGGCCTCGCGAAGTACTTGCCGCTATGGCAGAAAACGGCAGGTCAATCCCCAGCAAGTAAATCGGCGGCCGCACCAGCACGGGCGTAG
- a CDS encoding tetratricopeptide repeat protein has protein sequence MDLDSFRQMVAKNPKGFLGRYGLGNKLIQEHGNLEEAVEHLLVATQLDPTHVASHLGLGRALVSLGRKDEAKPILRAGIDAARSGRSNGGVDLVPEMEALLRTLG, from the coding sequence GTGGATCTTGATTCATTCAGACAGATGGTTGCCAAAAACCCGAAAGGCTTTCTCGGCCGTTACGGGCTCGGAAACAAACTCATTCAGGAACACGGAAATCTCGAGGAAGCCGTCGAACATCTCCTCGTCGCCACCCAACTGGACCCGACCCACGTCGCCTCGCACCTGGGCCTCGGGCGCGCCTTAGTCTCATTGGGACGAAAGGACGAAGCGAAGCCCATCCTGCGAGCCGGCATCGACGCCGCTCGTTCCGGCCGATCTAACGGAGGCGTGGACCTCGTTCCTGAGATGGAAGCCTTGCTGCGGACCTTGGGATAA
- a CDS encoding anti-sigma factor yields the protein MTHEELESAVPLYAAGTLEQTKRQALDAHLLSGCASCHQALKAYQSGAASLQPELDQTDPPPETKARPIAAHNPRAAHEDDLRKRPVRSSLEPGDWVNHLFPPISPARSLSLPWAIGLVTILTVGLIGYLTWNFEAQRAEDTSKIQQLESSLQEQSTALAGLQSESEKQTKTLAELRSDVQQRTSEAAEAKNQLARRDAQLKEARLQLNQKNLARAGRTPQDELASLLRRPDIMAFSLTGSDLAKQASGFLLYDPLTHKIWFYAVNLPESPSGKTYQLWAVHGKQVSIGTFHMDRGDTAHLLVKKVANFTGAKTFSVSLEPAGGRPQPTGPAYLLSRS from the coding sequence ATGACGCATGAGGAACTCGAGAGCGCCGTTCCCCTCTACGCCGCAGGCACACTGGAGCAGACCAAGCGACAGGCGCTGGACGCCCATTTACTCTCCGGCTGTGCCTCCTGTCATCAGGCGCTGAAAGCCTATCAATCAGGCGCCGCTAGCCTCCAGCCAGAGCTTGACCAGACCGATCCTCCCCCTGAGACCAAAGCCAGACCCATCGCCGCACACAACCCCAGGGCGGCCCATGAGGACGACCTCCGGAAGAGACCGGTCCGATCAAGCCTTGAGCCAGGCGACTGGGTGAACCATCTGTTTCCTCCTATCTCCCCTGCCCGATCGCTCTCCCTGCCCTGGGCGATTGGACTGGTCACAATCCTGACCGTGGGGCTCATTGGATATCTCACCTGGAACTTTGAGGCGCAACGTGCCGAGGACACCTCGAAAATCCAGCAACTCGAATCATCGCTCCAGGAACAGTCCACCGCTCTGGCCGGCTTGCAAAGCGAGAGCGAGAAGCAAACGAAAACGCTCGCCGAACTGCGCAGCGACGTGCAGCAACGAACGAGCGAAGCGGCGGAAGCCAAGAACCAGCTGGCCCGGCGTGATGCCCAACTGAAAGAAGCTCGCCTCCAGTTGAACCAGAAAAACCTCGCAAGGGCCGGACGGACGCCACAAGACGAATTGGCCTCGCTCCTTCGACGGCCTGATATCATGGCCTTCTCCCTGACCGGATCGGACCTGGCGAAACAAGCATCGGGATTCCTCCTCTACGACCCCCTCACCCACAAGATCTGGTTCTATGCCGTGAACTTGCCGGAATCGCCATCCGGCAAGACCTATCAACTCTGGGCCGTCCACGGCAAACAGGTCAGCATCGGAACCTTTCATATGGATCGAGGAGACACGGCCCATCTCCTGGTCAAGAAGGTGGCGAACTTCACCGGCGCAAAAACCTTTTCCGTCAGTCTGGAACCGGCAGGCGGCCGTCCGCAACCGACAGGACCGGCGTATCTCCTAAGCCGATCCTAG
- a CDS encoding tetratricopeptide repeat protein — MSDDHKHRARIFLHRGQLAQARSAYEQAVSDDRLSTNQGELSDSIGNLGNVCALLGDFDHAEACYREVLTIQRTERNQQAIAHTLVNLGNLYVGAGAPEKASPYYLEALDLLTPLNDHRALGILYHNLGMEEASRREWEAATAYFTQALDAHRIVGNEEGLALTYSQLGKTFLDAGDLRPAEKCFSNASEHFIKLGNAHGEAAVLRLLADVYLRVSDRVSAVRCLERVLFLATHFNLPELNRDRESLSHLRQSASPPLPPNRPS, encoded by the coding sequence ATGTCCGACGACCACAAACATCGCGCCCGCATCTTTCTCCACCGCGGCCAACTCGCCCAGGCCAGGTCCGCCTATGAACAGGCTGTCTCAGATGATCGCCTGAGCACAAACCAGGGCGAGCTCTCCGATTCGATCGGCAACCTGGGCAACGTCTGCGCCCTATTGGGCGATTTCGATCACGCAGAAGCCTGCTACCGGGAAGTGCTGACCATCCAGCGCACAGAACGGAATCAACAGGCCATCGCCCATACCCTCGTGAACCTCGGCAATCTCTACGTTGGGGCCGGCGCGCCGGAAAAGGCCAGTCCCTACTACCTCGAAGCCCTCGACCTCCTCACCCCCCTGAACGATCACCGGGCGCTCGGCATCCTCTACCACAACCTCGGGATGGAGGAAGCCAGCCGGAGAGAATGGGAGGCAGCCACGGCCTACTTCACCCAGGCCCTCGATGCACACCGCATCGTCGGCAATGAGGAGGGGCTGGCACTCACCTATAGTCAGCTGGGCAAAACGTTTCTGGATGCCGGAGACCTCCGACCAGCGGAGAAATGTTTCAGTAACGCATCCGAACACTTCATCAAGCTCGGAAACGCTCATGGCGAAGCAGCGGTCCTGCGCCTCTTAGCTGACGTCTACCTCCGCGTTTCCGATCGTGTCTCGGCCGTGCGTTGCCTCGAACGAGTCCTGTTCCTTGCGACACACTTCAATCTTCCGGAGTTGAACCGTGACCGGGAATCGTTGAGCCACCTCCGCCAGTCCGCCAGTCCGCCCCTCCCCCCTAACCGACCGTCCTGA